Proteins co-encoded in one Methanothermobacter sp. genomic window:
- a CDS encoding MJ0307 family thioredoxin, whose protein sequence is MVVKIEVFTSPTCPYCPMALEVVEEAKKEFGDAIEVEQIDVMVDRERAIEYGLMAVPAIAMNGILKFIGAPSKEELIEAIKEELEESSF, encoded by the coding sequence ATGGTAGTCAAGATTGAAGTGTTCACATCACCCACATGCCCATATTGTCCAATGGCACTAGAAGTGGTTGAAGAGGCTAAAAAAGAATTTGGTGATGCCATAGAAGTTGAACAAATAGATGTGATGGTTGACAGAGAAAGAGCAATTGAATATGGTTTAATGGCCGTGCCAGCGATAGCCATGAATGGTATCCTGAAATTTATAGGAGCTCCTAGTAAAGAGGAGCTTATAGAAGCCATAAAGGAAGAATTGGAAGAATCTTCTTTTTAA
- a CDS encoding shikimate kinase, producing MKIKVRSPGSATIINAIATGKGSAFAIQRHVTAEVELIPEGIKCVCEEDIDTTLMRTCAKLVLEKYNITSTGLKIKTTSNLPVASGLSSSSATSNAIVMAASKLIAEEFSLEPLKRWEILNLAIDASLKAGVTITGAFDDASASFYGGFTITDNLERKIIKRGLMENQKILIYMPKRKSLTAESNVKRMKILAPLVEIAFKKALEGDLYRALTLNGIIYCATLGFNPEVAVDALEAGAIAAGLSGTGPAFVSITREEKQDDIIDAWSSYPGDIIITSVDNQGTQFR from the coding sequence GTGAAAATAAAAGTTCGTTCACCCGGTTCGGCCACTATAATCAATGCTATCGCAACCGGTAAGGGTTCGGCCTTCGCTATCCAGCGCCATGTAACAGCAGAAGTTGAACTCATACCGGAAGGAATAAAATGTGTCTGTGAGGAGGACATCGACACGACCTTAATGAGAACATGCGCAAAATTAGTCCTTGAAAAATATAATATAACCAGCACCGGGTTAAAGATTAAAACCACATCTAACTTACCAGTAGCGTCAGGACTTTCAAGTAGCAGCGCAACCTCAAACGCAATAGTAATGGCCGCATCCAAGCTCATAGCAGAAGAATTTAGCCTAGAACCCCTTAAAAGATGGGAGATTCTCAATTTGGCTATTGATGCTTCCTTAAAAGCTGGGGTCACAATCACAGGAGCATTTGATGATGCCAGCGCTTCATTCTATGGTGGATTCACAATAACAGATAACCTTGAAAGGAAGATAATCAAAAGGGGACTCATGGAAAATCAAAAGATATTAATATATATGCCAAAGAGAAAATCCTTAACTGCAGAATCCAATGTTAAAAGGATGAAGATACTCGCACCCCTAGTAGAGATAGCTTTTAAAAAGGCCCTAGAAGGCGACCTATACAGGGCATTGACCTTAAATGGTATAATATACTGTGCAACACTAGGATTCAACCCAGAAGTTGCAGTGGACGCCCTAGAAGCGGGTGCGATCGCAGCAGGCTTATCAGGGACAGGACCAGCATTTGTCAGCATAACAAGAGAAGAAAAACAGGATGATATCATAGATGCATGGAGCTCCTATCCTGGGGATATAATCATAACAAGTGTTGACAACCAGGGCACACAGTTTAGGTGA